Genomic window (Verrucomicrobiia bacterium):
GCGGTCAATGCGGGCGGCCGAATGACCGTAACGGTGAACGCCACCACCGTGGGAGCGAAGGTCAGCACGATTCTGAGCCGCACAGCGACTGCGGATCCCAATGCTGCGGATGATGTCGCATTCCTTGTGGCAAATGTCACCACTGCAACGCCCCCCACCGTAACGGGTGTGCGTTCAGGTTTTGGAATTCAGTTGTCGGTCGGCGGGGCTGCTGTTCCAACAGTGGTTCAGGCTTCAACGAACCTGACACAATGGCTGCCGATCTTCACCAACGTGCCGCCGTTCATCTTTACCGATCCGAATGTGGGGACGCAGCCTTACCGGTTCTACCGCGCTGTTGCCCAGTAGTACCAGCGATGAAACTGTGGGGTTTGACGGGCGGGGTGGGAATGGGCAAGTCAACGCTGGCCGCAGTCTTGCGGAACCTCGGGTTCGAGGTGGTGGATACAGATTCCCTGGCCCGTGAATTCACGCGACCAGGGGAGCAGGCGCTGTCGGAAATTGTCAGGACCTTCGGATCCTCTATTGTCGATGAAAAAGGCGAGTTGCGCCGGGGAGCCCTTGCCGACCTGGTTTTCTCCGACTCTTCCGCCCGCCACCGCTTGCACGAGATCCTGCATCCGAGAATCCGAAATGCCTGGAAGGCGCGACTCATGGCGTGGCGCCGCGCGGGAATAGAGAACGGCGTAGTAGTTATTCCCCTCCTTTTCGAAACGAACGCGGAAGAGGAGTTTGATCATACTCTTTGCGTAGCTTGTTCGACGACGTCGCAATGGAATCGCTTATCAGCGCGCAATTGGATCTCAAAACACATTGAGCAGCGAATTGCATCCCAAATGCCTATCGAGGAGAAGATGCAACGATCCACCTTCGTGGTTTGGACCGAAGGGCCCATGGAAATAACGGTGCAGCAGGTGAAGCGCATTCTCGCGCACCTGTAAATAGGGGTTGTTTTGCATGTCGTTTTCTGAATGGTCTGCTACATTGCGGCACCATGGTTTTGACCCAACAGGAACTTCAAAGGCTCGTTCAGGTGAATCATCGCACCCCACACGAGTTGCTGGGCATGCACCCTCTCGGAGGCCGCGCAGGCCTTGTCGTCCGGGCTTTTGTTCCTGATGCGACGAAGGTTGAGATCGAGCCTGTCCACGAAAAACAAAAGCCCCGCCTGCGTTTGGAGCGCATTCACCCGGCAGGCGTCTTCGAAGCTGTCACGAAGGAAGCTCACGACGTCTACGCATACGACCTTGTCATCACCGGAGGCGACAAGCAGGTCCGCCGAACCCGGGATCCTTATTCGTTTCTTCCGACGCTCGGCGAATCCGATTTATACCTCTTTGGCAAAGGGGATGAGCGGCGAATTTACGAAAAACTCGGTTCACAACTGCGCACAATAGACGGGGTGCCGGGGACCAGCTTCGCCGTTTGGGCTCCCAACGCGCAGCGTGTCAGTGTGGTTGGTGACTTCAACGGTTGGGACGGACGACACCACATGATGCGGTCGCTCGGCTCCTCTGGGGTGTGGGAGCTCTTCATTCCCAGCGTCGGCGAGGGGGCGCACTACAAGTACGAACTTCGGGACCTTCACGGCCATGTATCGCTGAAGACTGATCCCTATGGCGTGTTCTTCGAAACTCCGCCAAAGAACGCCGCCATTGTCTGGAACACCCAGAAATTCGAGTGGTCGGATCAACAGTGGATGCAACAGCGGCGTGGCCGCGATCCCTTGAGATCTCCGATGAGCGTTTACGAGGTGCATGTCGGATCGTGGCGGAAGAAGTCGGCAAGCGAGTCATTGAGCTATCGGGAAATGGCGGAGCCTCTTATCGCTTATGTGCGCAAAATGGGTTTCACGCATGTTGAATTTCTCCCGATTGCTGAGCATGCGTATTATCCCTCCTGGGGCTACCAGGTGACGGGATTCTATGCGCCCACCAGCCGGTTCGGAACTCCTGAAGACTTCAAGTACCTCGTCAATGAGCTGCATGCAGCAGGTATTGGCATCATTATCGATTGGGTTCCAGCACATTTCCCACGCGACGCCTGGGCATTGGCAAAGTTCGATGGCACGGCGTTGTACGAGCATGAGGATCCGCGCAAAGGCGCGCATCAGGATTGGGGCACCCTCATCTTTAACTTCGGCCGGCACGAGGTCACCAATTTCCTGCTCGCGAATGCGCTGTTTTGGTGTGACCAGTTTCACGTCGATGGCCTTCGGGTCGATGCGGTCGCGTCGATGCTTTACCTCGACTACTCGCGCAAGCAGGGCGAGTGGATTCCCAACCAATTTGGCGGGCGCGAAAACCTGGAGGCGATCGAGTTCCTGCGGAAGTTCAATCACATCACGCACGTGGAATTTCCCGGAGTCATGACCATCGCCGAGGAATCCACCGCGTGGCCGCTCGTCACTCGTCCTCCGTATCTCGGTGGATTGGGATTTTCATTCAAGTGGAACATGGGATGGATGCATGACACGTTGAACTACTTTGCCCTCGATCCCATCTATCGCCGATTCCATCAGAACGACCTCACGTTCGCGATGCTCTACCACCATAACGAAAACTTCGTC
Coding sequences:
- the coaE gene encoding dephospho-CoA kinase (Dephospho-CoA kinase (CoaE) performs the final step in coenzyme A biosynthesis.); translation: MKLWGLTGGVGMGKSTLAAVLRNLGFEVVDTDSLAREFTRPGEQALSEIVRTFGSSIVDEKGELRRGALADLVFSDSSARHRLHEILHPRIRNAWKARLMAWRRAGIENGVVVIPLLFETNAEEEFDHTLCVACSTTSQWNRLSARNWISKHIEQRIASQMPIEEKMQRSTFVVWTEGPMEITVQQVKRILAHL
- the glgB gene encoding 1,4-alpha-glucan branching protein GlgB, whose amino-acid sequence is MVLTQQELQRLVQVNHRTPHELLGMHPLGGRAGLVVRAFVPDATKVEIEPVHEKQKPRLRLERIHPAGVFEAVTKEAHDVYAYDLVITGGDKQVRRTRDPYSFLPTLGESDLYLFGKGDERRIYEKLGSQLRTIDGVPGTSFAVWAPNAQRVSVVGDFNGWDGRHHMMRSLGSSGVWELFIPSVGEGAHYKYELRDLHGHVSLKTDPYGVFFETPPKNAAIVWNTQKFEWSDQQWMQQRRGRDPLRSPMSVYEVHVGSWRKKSASESLSYREMAEPLIAYVRKMGFTHVEFLPIAEHAYYPSWGYQVTGFYAPTSRFGTPEDFKYLVNELHAAGIGIIIDWVPAHFPRDAWALAKFDGTALYEHEDPRKGAHQDWGTLIFNFGRHEVTNFLLANALFWCDQFHVDGLRVDAVASMLYLDYSRKQGEWIPNQFGGRENLEAIEFLRKFNHITHVEFPGVMTIAEESTAWPLVTRPPYLGGLGFSFKWNMGWMHDTLNYFALDPIYRRFHQNDLTFAMLYHHNENFVLPLSHDEVVHGKHSLLGRMPGDDWQRFANLRTLLGYQWLFPGKKLLFMGCEIGQSGEWNANGEVDWWLLDAGPYHKGLQQFVADLNRLYASAPGLWEGDFDSGGFYWIDCLDSDNSVLSFVRQKNDGTAAIAVVANLTPVPRYAYRIGLPCGGRWLEILNSDSAVYGGSNVGNMGGVVAAEGKWHNQDFSAPMTLPPLSIIAFRPEK